A genomic stretch from Candidatus Vicinibacter proximus includes:
- a CDS encoding FAD-binding oxidoreductase, with the protein MDTRSSSSKTPPFSFWERDHYFNHLDFLVVGCGIVGLNAAIHLLEKNPAYKILIIDQGKLPQGASTKNAGFACFGSPTELLDDLEHRSPEQVFGLFARRYQGIQALKKRTSAFDIQLNEDGGYEVFDSTTLKDSINEDTLKYLNTEIEKYTGLHGYFSFRPDLIDKFGLQHFDQLIYTPHESSLNPMKMIAGLINIFQGMGGRILFSTSLTHWEDAGHQVHVTLHENLKFTCRKLIFAVNGFAPNLLPQLEVQSARNQVLVLKTDVPLKIKGCFHFHKGYVYFRNVGDHLLIGGGRHLDITSENTLEWDFNPTITNYLIAFAERHLLQNIPYRITDHWTGILGLGPEKKPIIEMISPSVAVAVRMGGMGVAIGTLVGQDVAELILLKK; encoded by the coding sequence ATGGATACCCGTTCTTCCTCGTCAAAAACTCCTCCATTTAGTTTTTGGGAACGCGACCATTATTTCAACCATCTTGATTTCCTGGTGGTGGGTTGTGGAATTGTAGGTCTTAATGCAGCCATTCATCTCCTTGAAAAAAATCCTGCATATAAAATTCTGATCATTGACCAAGGTAAACTTCCGCAAGGGGCCAGTACAAAAAATGCAGGATTTGCCTGCTTTGGGAGCCCTACCGAACTTTTAGATGATTTGGAACACAGGTCGCCTGAACAAGTCTTTGGTTTATTTGCCCGCAGGTACCAGGGTATACAAGCGCTCAAAAAAAGAACCTCAGCTTTTGATATCCAATTAAATGAAGATGGCGGATACGAAGTTTTTGACTCAACCACTCTCAAAGATTCCATAAATGAGGATACCCTTAAATACCTGAATACAGAAATTGAAAAATATACGGGACTCCATGGGTACTTTTCTTTCAGGCCGGACTTGATAGATAAATTTGGACTGCAACACTTTGATCAGCTCATCTATACACCACATGAATCCTCCCTGAATCCCATGAAGATGATTGCCGGGTTGATCAACATTTTTCAAGGCATGGGTGGGAGAATTTTATTTTCTACCTCCCTAACTCATTGGGAAGATGCAGGCCATCAGGTCCATGTAACCTTGCATGAAAATCTTAAATTCACTTGCCGCAAACTGATATTCGCAGTAAATGGTTTTGCCCCTAATTTACTTCCACAATTGGAAGTTCAATCGGCGAGAAATCAGGTTCTTGTGCTGAAGACCGATGTTCCGCTCAAAATTAAAGGTTGCTTTCATTTTCATAAGGGCTACGTATATTTCAGAAATGTAGGCGACCATCTTTTGATCGGTGGCGGACGACATTTGGACATCACATCAGAAAATACTCTGGAATGGGATTTTAATCCGACCATAACCAATTATCTGATTGCTTTTGCAGAGAGGCATCTGCTACAAAACATCCCTTATCGTATTACCGACCATTGGACCGGAATTCTTGGACTAGGGCCAGAAAAAAAACCAATTATAGAAATGATCAGCCCTTCCGTAGCAGTTGCCGTAAGAATGGGCGGCATGGGTGTTGCCATTGGAACTCTGGTTGGACAAGATGTGGCAGAGCTCATTCTGTTGAAAAAATAA
- a CDS encoding nucleoside deaminase, which yields MLSVFSDEYFMKLAFAEAKKALLAGEIPIGAVLVHKNQILAKAHNQTELLHDVTAHAEMLAITSGSEFLGSKYLKNCTLYVTLEPCVMCAGALRWAQVSKVVYAAEDEKLGFMRYGKDLLHPKTQVEFGLMGEESIEMLKSFFHKKRIKSRK from the coding sequence ATGTTGAGTGTTTTTAGTGATGAATATTTTATGAAGCTCGCATTTGCAGAAGCAAAGAAAGCTTTGCTTGCCGGGGAGATTCCGATTGGGGCTGTATTGGTGCATAAAAACCAGATTCTTGCAAAGGCCCATAACCAAACCGAATTGTTGCATGATGTTACTGCGCATGCAGAAATGCTGGCCATCACTTCAGGCTCCGAATTCCTGGGGAGTAAGTATTTAAAGAACTGTACTTTATACGTGACTCTAGAGCCCTGTGTTATGTGTGCGGGGGCTCTTCGATGGGCGCAAGTCTCCAAAGTGGTTTATGCTGCGGAAGATGAAAAGCTAGGTTTTATGAGGTATGGTAAAGATTTATTGCATCCCAAGACTCAGGTTGAATTCGGACTAATGGGGGAAGAATCTATTGAAATGTTAAAAAGCTTTTTCCATAAAAAAAGAATTAAGTCCCGAAAATAG
- a CDS encoding DEAD/DEAH box helicase, whose protein sequence is MEKKVKGVIRMPKSHLKRFNESDQELVKIVRDNKFGQNQNIDLPDGLQAELRPYQKDGYRWLTEHYHQGLGACLADDMGLGKHCKP, encoded by the coding sequence ATGGAGAAGAAGGTGAAGGGGGTTATTCGTATGCCAAAAAGTCATCTGAAGCGATTTAATGAATCTGACCAGGAGCTTGTTAAGATTGTCCGTGATAATAAATTCGGACAAAACCAAAACATCGACTTGCCAGATGGACTGCAGGCAGAATTGCGTCCTTACCAGAAGGATGGTTACAGATGGTTAACGGAGCATTATCATCAGGGACTTGGTGCTTGTCTTGCAGATGACATGGGTCTCGGAAAACACTGCAAACCTTAG
- a CDS encoding glycine--tRNA ligase — protein sequence MAISLEDVFKKLVSHCKEYGFIYPSSEIYDGLSAVYDYGPYGVELKNNIKTYWWKSMVQMNENIVGLDAAIFMHPKTWKASGHVDAFNDPLVDNKDSKKRFRADVLIEDAIDKIVAKAEKEVEKARSRFGESFDEKLYRETNPRVSEYLKKSSDYNDRLNKAMTENDMAELKNIIDELEITDPDSGSRNWTDVRQFNLMFNTQLGNIAGEEGKLYLRPETAQGIFVNFLNVQKTTRQKIPFGIAQIGKAFRNEIVARQFIFRMREFEQMEMQFFVKPGEEMNWYNHWKSTRMKWHLALGTPAEKLRFHDHENLAHYANAAVDIQFDFPFGFKELEGIHSRTDFDLKSHQELSGKKLQYFDPEENENYVPYVVETSIGCDRMFLAILSHAYQEETVPDADGQDAARIVLKLHPALAPVKCAVLPLVKNKPELVELSKQVLGKLKSSFQCQYDDKDAIGRRYRRQDAIGTPYCVTVDFDSLTDGTVTLRDRDTLKQERISIEDLVRTIESRISWTNLF from the coding sequence ATGGCAATTTCATTGGAAGATGTATTCAAAAAACTGGTAAGCCATTGCAAAGAATATGGTTTTATTTATCCTTCTTCCGAAATCTATGACGGACTAAGCGCCGTTTATGATTATGGTCCCTATGGTGTTGAACTCAAAAACAACATCAAAACCTACTGGTGGAAAAGTATGGTCCAGATGAATGAAAACATCGTAGGCCTTGATGCAGCCATTTTTATGCATCCGAAAACATGGAAGGCCTCCGGCCATGTTGATGCTTTTAATGATCCATTGGTAGACAATAAAGATTCAAAGAAAAGATTCCGTGCCGACGTGCTTATAGAAGATGCCATCGATAAAATAGTCGCCAAGGCAGAAAAAGAAGTTGAAAAAGCCCGCTCTCGGTTTGGAGAAAGCTTTGACGAAAAATTGTACCGTGAAACCAATCCCCGTGTTTCAGAATACTTGAAAAAAAGCAGCGATTACAATGATCGGTTGAATAAGGCCATGACGGAAAATGATATGGCCGAACTCAAGAACATCATTGACGAACTCGAAATAACTGATCCTGATTCCGGTTCACGAAACTGGACGGATGTTAGACAATTTAATTTGATGTTTAATACCCAGCTTGGCAATATCGCCGGCGAAGAAGGTAAATTGTATTTGCGACCCGAAACAGCTCAGGGTATTTTTGTGAATTTTTTAAATGTCCAAAAGACCACCCGCCAAAAAATTCCCTTCGGCATAGCCCAAATCGGCAAAGCCTTCAGAAATGAAATTGTTGCCAGACAATTTATTTTCAGGATGCGTGAATTTGAGCAAATGGAGATGCAGTTTTTTGTAAAACCGGGAGAAGAAATGAACTGGTACAATCATTGGAAATCCACACGAATGAAGTGGCATCTTGCATTAGGAACGCCTGCTGAAAAGTTAAGATTTCACGATCATGAAAATCTGGCACATTATGCAAATGCAGCAGTGGATATTCAGTTTGATTTTCCATTTGGATTTAAAGAATTGGAAGGCATACATTCAAGAACTGATTTTGACTTGAAAAGTCATCAGGAATTGTCCGGCAAAAAATTACAATATTTTGATCCGGAAGAAAATGAAAACTACGTCCCATACGTTGTGGAAACTTCCATAGGCTGTGACCGCATGTTCCTCGCCATTTTATCCCATGCTTATCAGGAGGAGACGGTTCCGGATGCGGATGGACAAGATGCCGCACGAATTGTTTTAAAATTACATCCGGCTCTTGCTCCGGTAAAATGCGCAGTATTGCCGTTGGTTAAAAATAAACCCGAATTGGTAGAATTATCCAAACAAGTACTTGGCAAACTTAAATCTTCTTTCCAGTGCCAATACGATGACAAAGATGCCATAGGAAGAAGGTACAGAAGACAAGATGCCATAGGTACCCCTTACTGTGTCACCGTGGACTTTGACAGCCTTACCGATGGCACTGTTACTTTAAGAGATAGGGATACGCTTAAACAAGAAAGAATTTCAATCGAAGATTTAGTTAGAACTATTGAATCTAGAATTTCATGGACCAATTTATTTTAG
- a CDS encoding cation transporter — protein sequence MKFLVLVSFCCFLSLSLMAQTSWENARFEVMGNCNMCKKTIEKAAAVKGVKKAKWDKKTKILSVTYDPKLTGLDKIQLQIAAAGYDTPKYRANDETYDSLHSCCHYDRKK from the coding sequence ATGAAATTTTTAGTGTTGGTATCGTTTTGCTGTTTTCTAAGCCTCTCGCTCATGGCACAGACTTCCTGGGAAAATGCTCGGTTTGAAGTCATGGGCAATTGCAACATGTGCAAGAAAACGATTGAAAAAGCAGCTGCCGTCAAAGGAGTTAAAAAGGCAAAGTGGGATAAAAAAACTAAAATTTTGTCCGTTACTTATGATCCCAAGTTAACGGGACTTGATAAAATCCAGCTCCAAATTGCTGCCGCAGGTTATGATACACCTAAGTACAGAGCCAACGATGAGACTTATGATTCCCTACACAGTTGTTGCCACTACGATCGCAAAAAGTAA
- a CDS encoding HU family DNA-binding protein yields MNKGDLINNVAKAAEVTKVQAAAAVDSVLESIEKSLKKGDRVTLVGFGTFSVSLRKAREGRNPATGKTIKIPKKKVVRFKAGKGLSDKLN; encoded by the coding sequence ATGAACAAAGGTGATTTGATCAACAATGTAGCCAAGGCCGCTGAAGTAACTAAAGTTCAAGCTGCTGCAGCTGTTGATTCTGTTTTGGAATCAATTGAAAAAAGTCTTAAGAAAGGAGATAGAGTTACTCTAGTAGGATTCGGTACTTTCTCTGTTTCTTTGAGAAAAGCTAGAGAAGGACGTAACCCTGCTACCGGTAAAACCATTAAAATACCTAAGAAAAAAGTGGTTCGCTTTAAAGCCGGAAAAGGTCTTTCAGATAAACTTAACTAG
- a CDS encoding bifunctional phosphoglucose/phosphomannose isomerase has protein sequence MFDMVKRFPAQLEEAMKIGSNAKLTPLDFVPKLVFVAGMGGSGIGADFVASFIAAEAKIPYLVGKSYEAPAFIDKESLVIASSYSGNTEETLSAIDQILHTGARIICVASGGKLIAMAKEKGLDYIQVPDNWASPRACLGYSTVAQLYILKHLGLWGHDFEAELNQSIKMLKEDTPQIQEKAKHLANTLFNKNTVIYSSDRIEPVSIRFRQQINENAKRLCWHHVIPEMNHNELVGWRKADPTLAVIFLRNNDDHPRNELRIELTKEVVSHYAGTTIELYSKGHSLIERSLYLVHLLDYASVYLADLNKVDAVEVKVIDFLKNELSKVIN, from the coding sequence ATGTTTGACATGGTAAAACGGTTTCCCGCTCAGTTAGAAGAAGCAATGAAGATTGGTTCAAATGCGAAACTAACCCCACTGGATTTTGTGCCAAAACTTGTTTTTGTCGCCGGTATGGGCGGTTCAGGAATAGGAGCTGATTTTGTGGCCTCATTTATTGCGGCTGAGGCTAAAATTCCTTATTTGGTGGGAAAGTCCTATGAAGCTCCTGCATTCATTGATAAAGAGTCCCTGGTAATCGCCTCTTCTTACAGTGGAAACACGGAAGAAACGCTTTCTGCAATAGACCAGATCCTGCACACCGGAGCACGAATAATTTGTGTTGCTTCAGGTGGCAAATTGATTGCTATGGCAAAAGAAAAGGGTTTGGACTATATTCAGGTGCCTGACAATTGGGCATCTCCGAGGGCCTGCCTGGGTTATTCCACAGTGGCACAGTTATATATTTTGAAACACCTGGGACTTTGGGGGCATGACTTTGAGGCGGAGCTAAACCAATCCATCAAAATGTTAAAGGAAGACACCCCGCAAATTCAGGAAAAGGCCAAACATCTGGCAAATACCCTCTTTAATAAAAATACAGTAATTTACTCCTCTGATCGTATCGAGCCAGTTTCCATTAGATTCCGGCAACAAATCAATGAAAATGCCAAGAGATTGTGCTGGCATCATGTCATCCCTGAGATGAATCACAATGAACTCGTTGGCTGGAGAAAAGCAGATCCAACACTAGCTGTAATTTTTCTTAGAAACAATGACGATCACCCTAGAAATGAGCTAAGAATTGAATTGACTAAAGAAGTAGTCTCTCATTATGCTGGCACCACCATTGAGCTTTATTCGAAAGGGCATTCCCTGATTGAAAGATCTCTCTATCTGGTACATCTCCTGGATTACGCAAGTGTATATCTTGCAGACTTGAATAAAGTAGATGCAGTCGAAGTCAAAGTAATTGATTTTCTCAAGAATGAATTATCGAAAGTTATCAACTAG
- a CDS encoding succinate dehydrogenase cytochrome b subunit — protein sequence MNWLINFLFKSSIGQKVVMSLSGLFLIIFLVVHLLGNLQLLSDDGGMSFNTYTYFMTHNPVIKLVSYLLYLTILLHTIQGLGLWLRNRKAKGQGYAVTTNTGSSYFARYMAAFGIIIFIFLLIHMWQFWFQMKFGNLDMVNYPGKEHSYKDLYTPVKLAFAELPYVIFYVLSMVVVSFHLIHGFQSAFQSLGIHHKKYTPAIKTIGWAYAILVPVGFAILPIYMYIIQNS from the coding sequence ATGAACTGGTTAATCAACTTCTTATTTAAGTCGTCCATCGGACAAAAGGTCGTCATGAGTTTGTCAGGCCTCTTTCTCATCATTTTTTTGGTGGTTCATCTGCTGGGTAATCTCCAGCTGTTGTCTGATGATGGCGGAATGTCTTTCAATACGTACACCTATTTTATGACCCATAACCCGGTGATCAAGTTGGTGTCCTACCTATTGTATCTGACCATATTGCTTCATACGATTCAAGGTCTGGGTCTTTGGCTTCGAAACAGAAAGGCCAAGGGTCAGGGTTATGCTGTAACAACCAATACCGGGAGCAGTTATTTTGCCCGTTATATGGCGGCGTTTGGGATTATCATCTTTATTTTTCTTTTGATACACATGTGGCAGTTTTGGTTTCAGATGAAATTTGGAAATCTGGACATGGTCAATTATCCGGGTAAGGAGCACAGCTACAAAGACCTTTACACACCTGTGAAACTTGCTTTTGCAGAATTACCGTATGTGATTTTTTATGTCTTAAGCATGGTCGTGGTTTCATTTCATTTAATACATGGCTTCCAGTCTGCATTTCAGAGTCTTGGAATCCATCATAAGAAATATACTCCTGCCATTAAGACCATTGGTTGGGCCTATGCCATCCTTGTGCCGGTAGGTTTCGCCATACTTCCGATTTATATGTACATCATTCAAAATTCCTGA
- the guaB gene encoding IMP dehydrogenase codes for MESNFFSQHFPSQEALTFDDVLLVPAYSEVLPRETDISTFLTTDIRINVPIISAAMDTVTEKDLAIAMARAGGIGIIHKNMSIEDQASQVRSVKRSESGMIIDPVTLEASAKVKEALLLMAQHSIGGIPVVDKSNKLVGILTNRDLRFEAHPNRPIHEIMTTEKLITAPLGTTLNQAKAILQQYKIEKLPVIKKDGTLAGLITYKDIMKLENFPNSCKDKLGRLVVGAAVGIAADTMERVEALVHMDVDVICLDTAHGHSKGVLDMVKKVRKQYKHLQIIGGNVATGEGALALVQAGVNAVKVGVGPGSICTTRVVAGVGVPQLTAIALTSQALKKKGIPVIGDGGIRYTGDIPKAIAAGASTVMGGSLFAGTEEAPGETIIFEGRKFKVYRGMGSLGAMQQGSKDRYFQDVEEDIKKLVPEGIEGRLPFKGKVSEVMVQYIGGLKASMGYVGAKTIPDLQKAHMVRITNSGITESHPHNITITKESPNYSRR; via the coding sequence ATGGAATCAAACTTCTTCTCACAACACTTTCCAAGTCAGGAAGCTCTGACTTTTGATGATGTACTTTTAGTTCCCGCCTATTCTGAAGTCTTGCCCCGGGAGACGGACATCAGTACCTTTTTGACTACGGATATCAGAATCAATGTACCCATTATTTCAGCTGCAATGGATACTGTGACTGAAAAAGATCTGGCAATTGCTATGGCTCGGGCTGGAGGAATCGGAATCATTCATAAAAATATGAGCATTGAAGATCAAGCTTCCCAGGTGCGCAGTGTAAAGCGGTCTGAAAGTGGAATGATCATCGACCCTGTCACACTGGAAGCCTCTGCAAAAGTAAAAGAAGCACTCTTGCTCATGGCTCAGCATAGTATAGGGGGAATTCCAGTTGTGGATAAATCCAACAAACTGGTAGGTATTTTAACCAACCGTGATCTAAGATTTGAAGCCCACCCCAATCGCCCGATACATGAGATCATGACTACCGAAAAACTAATCACTGCCCCACTTGGAACCACGCTAAATCAGGCAAAAGCTATTCTTCAGCAATACAAAATTGAAAAACTACCAGTGATTAAAAAGGACGGAACTTTAGCTGGTTTGATAACCTATAAGGACATCATGAAACTGGAAAATTTTCCAAATTCATGTAAAGACAAGCTAGGCCGTCTGGTTGTCGGTGCAGCTGTCGGAATTGCGGCAGACACTATGGAACGGGTGGAAGCCCTGGTCCATATGGATGTGGATGTAATTTGTCTGGACACGGCTCACGGGCATTCCAAAGGAGTCTTGGATATGGTAAAAAAAGTGCGGAAACAATATAAACATCTGCAGATCATAGGTGGAAATGTGGCCACAGGTGAAGGAGCACTTGCACTTGTTCAAGCCGGTGTAAATGCAGTGAAAGTGGGAGTTGGTCCCGGCAGTATTTGTACCACCAGAGTGGTCGCAGGTGTTGGAGTACCGCAACTCACAGCCATCGCGCTTACTTCGCAGGCGCTTAAGAAAAAAGGTATCCCTGTCATAGGTGATGGAGGAATAAGATATACCGGCGACATTCCAAAAGCAATTGCTGCAGGAGCCAGCACGGTAATGGGTGGATCTTTGTTTGCAGGCACAGAAGAGGCCCCTGGGGAAACCATCATCTTCGAAGGACGAAAATTCAAAGTGTACCGGGGGATGGGGTCATTGGGAGCTATGCAACAAGGTTCCAAAGATCGCTACTTCCAGGATGTGGAAGAGGACATTAAAAAATTAGTACCGGAGGGAATTGAAGGACGACTTCCATTCAAAGGAAAAGTTTCAGAGGTAATGGTGCAATACATCGGTGGACTTAAGGCCAGCATGGGTTATGTGGGAGCCAAAACAATTCCTGATCTGCAGAAAGCCCACATGGTGCGCATTACCAATAGCGGTATAACGGAATCCCATCCGCATAACATTACCATTACAAAAGAATCACCTAATTACTCCCGCAGATAG
- a CDS encoding DUF4293 domain-containing protein gives MIQRIQTIWLLLSAVLFSLALMPSIFLVRTTSPGPGPFSDSVLQSLESPILTSGAIASAFLALVAIFMFKNRTNQILVASLAGLTQTGLVLVSCFYMLYRLGKFEEMRMDAGIYFGLAGVLFVWLASRAIRKDDEKVKSMDRLR, from the coding sequence ATGATTCAACGAATTCAAACTATCTGGTTGTTATTGTCAGCAGTGCTTTTTAGCCTTGCCCTGATGCCTTCTATATTTCTGGTCAGAACGACCAGTCCCGGTCCCGGTCCTTTTTCAGACAGCGTCCTTCAGTCTTTGGAGAGTCCGATTTTAACTTCAGGGGCGATAGCATCTGCATTTTTGGCTTTAGTGGCCATATTTATGTTTAAGAACAGGACCAATCAGATTCTAGTGGCCAGTTTGGCAGGACTTACTCAGACTGGGTTGGTGCTGGTTTCATGCTTTTATATGCTGTACCGTTTAGGTAAATTTGAAGAAATGCGGATGGATGCCGGTATTTATTTTGGGCTTGCCGGGGTATTATTTGTTTGGTTGGCAAGCAGAGCCATTCGGAAGGACGACGAAAAAGTGAAGTCCATGGACAGACTGAGGTAA
- a CDS encoding 30S ribosomal protein S20: MANHKSSLKRIRQNTVTRMANRYYKKSTRTAILKFRELTDAAESKKFLPKVVSMIDRLAKKNTWHKNKASNLKSSLMRHVAKIA; the protein is encoded by the coding sequence ATGGCAAACCATAAATCTTCCTTAAAAAGAATCCGCCAGAACACGGTCACCAGAATGGCTAACCGTTATTATAAGAAATCTACGCGTACAGCGATCCTGAAATTCAGAGAGTTAACAGATGCGGCAGAGTCTAAAAAGTTCCTTCCTAAAGTAGTGAGCATGATCGACAGGCTTGCGAAGAAGAACACCTGGCACAAAAACAAAGCAAGCAACCTCAAAAGCAGTTTGATGAGGCATGTAGCCAAAATCGCATAA
- a CDS encoding YraN family protein: MSNNHDLGKKGEKIAARYLQGVGYEILEKNWRFSRAEIDLIVKDGEVLVFVEVKTRTNVYYGRPEEFINERKRQLIEDAASQYMVKSGHEWEIRYDVISVLLKKDGVEEIEHFKDAWF, from the coding sequence TTGAGCAACAACCATGATTTAGGTAAAAAGGGTGAGAAAATTGCAGCCAGATATCTTCAGGGAGTCGGGTATGAGATATTGGAAAAAAACTGGCGATTCAGCAGGGCTGAAATTGATCTTATTGTTAAAGATGGTGAAGTTTTAGTATTCGTTGAAGTTAAGACCAGAACAAATGTTTATTATGGTCGTCCGGAGGAATTTATCAATGAACGCAAAAGACAATTGATCGAAGATGCCGCATCTCAGTATATGGTTAAATCAGGTCATGAATGGGAAATTCGGTATGATGTGATATCTGTACTTTTAAAAAAAGATGGGGTGGAAGAAATAGAACATTTTAAAGATGCTTGGTTTTAA
- a CDS encoding DEAD/DEAH box helicase yields the protein MEFINPKILGSYDFFKKRFLKPIKGVDNEDSIRELKEIIRPFILRRTKEEVTIDLPELTETVYYCEMEEDQRTMYEKEKSAARNLLLNIDGQSMQQKFVLLSSLTRLRQIANHPLLVERDGHFTSGKFQEVVDSMLTIIGSGHKIILFSSFTKHLDLFEKWLEEKSISFVVLTGETKIEEREKNVQIFQQDDSVRIFLISIKAGGTGLNLTAADYIFILDPWWNPFVEKQAIARAHRIGQLKPVQVLRFIVKDSIEEKIQMLQEEKRQMSEALIDEHAMPDWIGEYLPELLA from the coding sequence ATGGAATTCATAAATCCAAAAATTCTTGGAAGTTATGATTTTTTTAAGAAGAGATTTTTAAAACCTATTAAGGGTGTAGATAACGAAGATTCTATTCGTGAGCTAAAAGAAATTATCCGGCCATTTATTCTCCGGCGTACAAAAGAAGAGGTAACAATTGATTTACCCGAACTTACAGAGACAGTTTATTACTGTGAAATGGAAGAGGATCAAAGGACAATGTACGAAAAAGAAAAATCTGCGGCAAGGAATCTCCTATTGAATATCGATGGTCAATCCATGCAACAGAAATTCGTATTGTTGAGTTCGCTTACCAGATTAAGGCAAATTGCCAATCATCCCTTGCTTGTCGAGAGAGACGGTCATTTTACTTCAGGTAAGTTTCAGGAAGTTGTTGATTCCATGCTGACTATCATTGGGAGTGGGCATAAAATTATTTTATTTTCTTCCTTCACCAAACATTTGGACTTGTTTGAAAAATGGTTAGAGGAAAAAAGTATTTCATTTGTGGTATTGACAGGTGAGACAAAAATCGAGGAGCGTGAAAAAAACGTTCAAATTTTTCAGCAAGATGATTCTGTCAGGATCTTTTTAATCTCCATTAAAGCGGGTGGCACTGGTCTTAATCTTACTGCAGCAGATTATATTTTTATTCTCGATCCATGGTGGAATCCATTTGTGGAAAAGCAAGCAATTGCCAGGGCACACAGGATAGGGCAACTGAAGCCGGTACAAGTTTTGCGTTTCATTGTAAAAGACAGTATAGAGGAAAAAATACAAATGCTTCAGGAGGAAAAAAGACAGATGTCTGAAGCACTCATCGATGAGCATGCCATGCCGGATTGGATTGGTGAATATCTACCAGAATTATTGGCATAA